A section of the Streptomyces sp. CG1 genome encodes:
- a CDS encoding dihydrofolate reductase family protein gives MTVTADMAISLDGYVAGTDVSVDNPGGNGAEPLFEWIHDLASRRERQGMTGGAENRDSELMREWFDATGAVVMGRMMYDTGEEFWGGNPPFRTPVFVLTHRPRPTLVKEGGTTFVFVTDGIHSALERARAAAGDRNVDIAGGASTVRQFLREGLVDELQLHVVPALLGAGLRLFEGVGTGRRSLEQVRVVETPLATHLKYRFVQ, from the coding sequence GTGACCGTGACCGCGGATATGGCCATCTCCCTCGACGGGTACGTCGCCGGCACCGACGTCTCCGTCGACAACCCGGGAGGAAACGGTGCCGAACCGCTCTTCGAGTGGATCCACGACCTGGCGAGCCGGCGGGAACGCCAGGGCATGACCGGCGGGGCGGAGAACCGCGACTCCGAGCTGATGCGGGAGTGGTTCGACGCCACGGGAGCGGTGGTCATGGGCCGCATGATGTACGACACGGGCGAGGAGTTCTGGGGCGGCAATCCGCCGTTCCGGACGCCGGTCTTCGTGCTCACCCACCGGCCCCGGCCGACCCTGGTCAAGGAGGGCGGCACCACGTTCGTCTTCGTCACCGACGGCATCCACAGCGCCCTCGAGCGGGCGAGGGCCGCCGCCGGGGACCGGAACGTCGACATCGCGGGCGGGGCGAGCACAGTGCGGCAGTTCCTCAGGGAGGGCCTCGTCGACGAGCTGCAGTTGCACGTGGTGCCCGCGCTCCTCGGTGCCGGGCTGCGGCTCTTCGAGGGCGTGGGCACCGGGCGGCGGAGCCTCGAACAGGTCAGGGTGGTCGAAACACCCCTCGCCACCCACCTGAAGTACCGCTTCGTGCAGTGA
- a CDS encoding acyl-CoA dehydrogenase family protein: MLSDSTATILAERSSVADVVAAAPRVAQIAARCSEETEAARRLAPEVVEAVREAGFARHFVPAAFGGKEGRFTDMTSAVMLVGEGCASAAWAASLSAHAARYGAYLPPEGQAVLWADGPDALMAGALMPAGKAERVSGGWRLSGEWKYISGVRFADWVFACSAVPGKVGPDGRGEVRFFAVPQADITVKDTWFTLGMRGTGSDTMVLDDVFVPEYLTLSRFDINAGRATASEARCHTVPVNAVNGLPLVVPVVGAARGTVRAAAEQNLRRTDRRGAPLREKPLVQIDLARSAAEVDAAELLVQRAARVADGVEETRDGEAAVRGPRDFALAVELSVSAVERLFRGTGTTGHFDSDPVQRFWRDVNTAASHVIFSFETTGAAYGAWALDVESAEPRR; encoded by the coding sequence ATGCTCAGCGACAGCACAGCGACGATCCTGGCCGAGAGGTCGAGCGTGGCGGACGTCGTCGCCGCTGCTCCGCGCGTCGCGCAGATCGCGGCGCGGTGCAGCGAGGAGACGGAGGCCGCCCGTCGGCTTGCGCCCGAGGTGGTCGAGGCGGTGCGGGAGGCCGGGTTCGCCCGGCACTTCGTCCCCGCGGCCTTCGGCGGTAAGGAAGGCCGTTTCACGGACATGACCTCGGCGGTGATGCTGGTCGGCGAGGGCTGCGCCTCGGCGGCCTGGGCCGCCTCGCTGTCCGCCCACGCGGCCCGGTACGGGGCGTACCTGCCCCCGGAGGGTCAGGCGGTGCTCTGGGCCGACGGGCCGGACGCCCTGATGGCGGGCGCGCTCATGCCGGCCGGCAAGGCGGAGCGTGTCTCCGGCGGCTGGCGGCTCAGCGGTGAATGGAAGTACATCAGCGGGGTGCGCTTCGCCGACTGGGTCTTCGCGTGCTCCGCCGTACCCGGCAAGGTGGGCCCCGACGGGCGCGGCGAGGTGCGGTTCTTCGCGGTGCCGCAGGCGGACATCACCGTCAAGGACACCTGGTTCACCCTGGGCATGCGGGGGACCGGCAGTGACACCATGGTCCTCGACGACGTCTTCGTACCCGAGTATCTGACCCTGTCCCGGTTCGACATCAACGCGGGGCGGGCCACGGCCTCCGAAGCCCGGTGCCACACGGTCCCCGTGAACGCCGTGAACGGCCTGCCGCTCGTCGTACCCGTGGTGGGCGCCGCGCGGGGTACGGTCCGCGCCGCGGCCGAGCAGAACCTCCGCCGGACCGACCGGCGCGGCGCCCCGCTGCGCGAGAAGCCGCTGGTGCAGATCGACCTGGCCCGCTCGGCCGCCGAGGTGGACGCCGCCGAACTCCTCGTCCAGCGCGCCGCACGGGTCGCCGACGGCGTCGAGGAGACCCGCGACGGCGAGGCAGCGGTCCGCGGACCGCGGGACTTCGCGCTGGCGGTCGAACTGTCCGTGTCGGCCGTCGAACGCCTCTTCCGCGGCACCGGGACGACGGGCCACTTCGACTCCGACCCGGTCCAGCGGTTCTGGCGGGACGTCAACACCGCCGCGTCCCACGTGATCTTCTCCTTCGAGACCACCGGGGCGGCCTACGGCGCCTGGGCACTGGATGTCGAGAGCGCGGAGCCGAGGCGGTGA
- the metE gene encoding 5-methyltetrahydropteroyltriglutamate--homocysteine S-methyltransferase, which produces MTSKSAAAAARATVYGYPRQGRNRELKKSIEGYWQGRVTADALRATAAELRHGTWRQLTDAGADEVPTGDFSYYDHVLDTTVMLGAIPARHRDAVAADPLAGYFAMARGTQDVAPLEMTKWFDTNYHYLVPELGPDTVFTADSAKQVAELKEALGLGLTARPVTYLLLAKPAPGVAGDFEPLTLLDRLLPVYGEILADLRAAGAEWVQLDEPALVQDRTPAELNAAARACRDLGALTDRPQLLVASYFDRLGEALPVLAKAPVEGLALDFTEAAAANLNALAAVGGLPGKRLVAGVVNGRNIWVNDLKQSLATLGTLLGLADRVDVSASCSLLHVPLDAAVERDIDPQILRWLAFARQKTAEVVTLAKGLTQGIDTIAAELAANRADLASRAHSPITRDAAVRARAAAVTEADARRSQPYAERASAQRARLGLPLLPTTTIGSFPQTAELRTARADLRAGRIGAAGYEERIEAEIREVISFQEKAGLDVLVHGEPERNDMVQHFAEQLTGYLATQHGWVQSYGTRYVRPPILAGDISRPVPMTVRWTRYAQSLTDRPVKGMLTGPVTMLAWSFVRDDQPLAETARQVALALRDEVNDLEAAGTSVIQVDEPALRETLPLRAADRPAYLAWATEAFRLSTGGVRPDTQIHTHMCYAEFGDIVQAIDDLDADVISLEAARSHMQVARELAAHGYPREAGPGVYDIHSPRVPGAQEAAELLRTGLRAIPAERLWVNPDCGLKTRGWPETRASLANLVAAARAVRAEL; this is translated from the coding sequence GTGACCAGCAAGTCCGCAGCCGCGGCAGCACGGGCCACCGTGTACGGCTACCCCCGCCAGGGCAGGAACCGCGAACTGAAGAAGTCGATCGAGGGCTACTGGCAGGGCCGCGTCACCGCCGACGCCCTCCGGGCCACCGCGGCCGAACTGCGCCACGGCACCTGGCGGCAGTTGACGGACGCCGGTGCCGACGAGGTGCCGACCGGCGACTTCTCGTACTACGACCACGTACTCGACACCACCGTGATGCTCGGCGCGATTCCCGCACGCCACCGGGACGCGGTCGCCGCGGATCCGCTCGCCGGGTACTTCGCCATGGCGCGCGGTACCCAGGACGTCGCGCCGCTGGAGATGACCAAGTGGTTCGATACCAACTACCACTATCTGGTGCCCGAGTTGGGCCCGGACACGGTGTTCACGGCCGACTCGGCCAAGCAGGTGGCGGAGCTCAAGGAGGCCCTCGGTCTGGGCCTGACCGCCCGGCCCGTCACCTACCTGCTGCTGGCCAAGCCCGCGCCCGGCGTGGCCGGCGACTTCGAACCGCTCACCCTGCTGGACCGGCTGCTTCCGGTGTACGGCGAGATCCTCGCCGACCTGCGTGCGGCCGGCGCCGAGTGGGTTCAGCTCGACGAGCCCGCACTCGTGCAGGACCGTACCCCGGCCGAACTGAACGCAGCCGCCCGTGCCTGCCGCGATCTCGGAGCCCTCACCGACCGGCCCCAACTGCTGGTGGCCTCCTATTTCGACCGGCTCGGCGAGGCGCTGCCCGTGCTGGCCAAGGCTCCGGTCGAGGGGCTGGCCCTGGACTTCACCGAGGCGGCCGCCGCCAACCTGAACGCCCTCGCCGCCGTCGGCGGGCTGCCCGGCAAGCGCCTGGTCGCCGGTGTCGTCAACGGCCGCAACATCTGGGTCAACGACCTCAAGCAGTCCCTCGCCACGCTCGGTACCCTGCTCGGCCTCGCGGACCGCGTCGACGTGTCGGCGTCCTGCTCCCTCCTCCATGTGCCGCTCGACGCCGCCGTGGAACGGGACATCGACCCGCAGATCCTGCGCTGGCTCGCCTTCGCCCGGCAGAAGACCGCCGAGGTCGTCACCCTCGCCAAGGGCCTGACCCAGGGCATCGACACGATCGCCGCGGAACTGGCCGCGAACCGGGCCGACCTGGCCTCCCGCGCCCACTCCCCCATCACCCGCGACGCAGCCGTACGGGCCCGTGCGGCCGCCGTCACGGAGGCCGACGCACGCCGCTCCCAGCCGTACGCCGAGCGGGCCTCGGCCCAGCGCGCCCGGCTCGGGCTGCCCTTGCTGCCCACGACCACGATCGGTTCGTTCCCGCAGACCGCCGAACTGCGCACCGCCCGCGCCGACCTGCGGGCCGGCCGCATCGGCGCGGCCGGCTACGAGGAGCGCATCGAGGCGGAGATCCGGGAGGTGATCTCCTTCCAGGAGAAGGCCGGACTGGACGTCCTGGTCCACGGTGAGCCCGAACGCAACGACATGGTCCAGCACTTCGCGGAACAGCTCACCGGCTACCTCGCCACCCAGCACGGCTGGGTCCAGTCCTACGGCACCCGTTACGTCCGCCCGCCGATCCTCGCCGGTGACATCTCGCGGCCGGTGCCGATGACCGTGCGCTGGACGCGGTACGCCCAGTCCCTCACGGACCGCCCCGTCAAGGGCATGCTCACCGGCCCCGTCACGATGCTCGCCTGGTCCTTCGTCCGCGACGACCAGCCTCTCGCCGAGACGGCCCGGCAGGTCGCCCTCGCCCTGCGCGACGAGGTGAACGACCTGGAGGCGGCCGGGACTTCAGTCATCCAGGTTGACGAGCCCGCGCTGCGCGAGACCCTGCCGCTGCGCGCCGCCGACCGCCCCGCCTATCTCGCCTGGGCCACCGAGGCGTTCCGGCTCAGCACCGGTGGCGTGCGCCCGGACACCCAGATCCACACCCACATGTGCTACGCCGAGTTCGGTGACATCGTGCAGGCCATCGACGACCTCGACGCCGATGTCATCAGCCTGGAGGCCGCCCGCTCCCATATGCAGGTCGCCCGGGAACTGGCCGCCCACGGCTACCCGCGCGAGGCCGGACCCGGTGTCTACGACATCCACTCCCCGCGCGTCCCCGGCGCCCAGGAGGCGGCCGAACTCCTGCGGACCGGCCTGCGGGCGATCCCCGCGGAACGGCTGTGGGTCAACCCCGACTGCGGCCTGAAGACCCGCGGTTGGCCGGAGACCCGTGCCTCGCTGGCGAACCTGGTCGCGGCCGCCCGCGCGGTACGAGCGGAGCTGTAA
- a CDS encoding alpha/beta hydrolase, with protein MNTVHFTAETTSNGVVERDFTVGEIPGVLWSPASGPDRAPLVLMGHGGGTHKKWPGMTGRAHRLVTDGGFHVAVIDAPGHGDRPRTAHDEKEIAALYRARAAGEPEGPVVVRYNAHLAERAVPEWRATLDALQELPEIGAAGPVGYFGLNMATAIGVPLVASEPRITAAVFGQHWPDRLADKAKQITIPIEFDLQWDDEHIPRESGLALFDAFASQEKTLHANAGRHKELPRFEADSTVRFFVRHLNRDVVSPA; from the coding sequence ATGAATACTGTGCATTTCACTGCGGAGACGACGTCGAACGGTGTCGTCGAACGCGACTTCACCGTGGGCGAGATCCCCGGCGTACTCTGGTCGCCCGCATCCGGCCCCGATCGCGCACCCCTGGTGCTGATGGGCCACGGCGGCGGCACACACAAGAAGTGGCCGGGGATGACGGGCCGCGCACACCGCCTCGTGACCGACGGTGGCTTCCACGTCGCCGTCATCGACGCGCCCGGCCACGGCGACCGCCCACGCACCGCACACGACGAGAAAGAGATCGCCGCGCTGTACCGGGCGAGGGCGGCGGGTGAGCCGGAAGGCCCGGTCGTCGTCCGCTACAACGCCCACCTGGCGGAGCGCGCCGTGCCGGAGTGGAGGGCGACCCTGGACGCCCTCCAGGAACTCCCGGAGATCGGCGCCGCCGGGCCGGTCGGCTACTTCGGCCTGAACATGGCCACCGCGATCGGCGTGCCGCTGGTGGCGAGCGAACCCAGGATCACCGCTGCGGTCTTCGGTCAGCACTGGCCCGACCGCCTGGCCGACAAGGCGAAGCAGATCACCATCCCGATCGAGTTCGACCTGCAGTGGGACGACGAGCACATCCCGCGCGAATCCGGTCTGGCCCTGTTCGACGCCTTCGCCTCGCAGGAGAAGACGCTGCACGCCAACGCGGGCAGGCACAAGGAACTGCCCAGGTTCGAGGCGGACAGCACGGTCCGGTTCTTCGTCCGGCACCTCAACCGGGACGTCGTGTCACCGGCCTGA
- a CDS encoding FAD-dependent oxidoreductase translates to MSEPHGSQEPAAYDVIVLGAGPVGQNVADRARTAGLSVAVVERELVGGECSYWALRPRQGAAAAGHRGRRRPPGGRRPSGRHGLDTDGVFARRNRYVTDWDDSGQAQWVKSIGADLFRGHGRLDGPRRVTVTRDDGSRQVLTARHAVAVATGSRPVLPDIPGIEETRPWTNRHGTDSSAVPARLAVVGGGGVGVEMATLWRGLGSRVTLLARRRLLPRMEPSPGSWSPRDWPRRVWTYGSACR, encoded by the coding sequence ATGAGCGAACCGCACGGAAGCCAGGAACCCGCCGCCTACGACGTGATCGTGCTCGGCGCCGGCCCGGTCGGGCAGAACGTCGCCGACCGGGCCCGTACCGCCGGCCTCTCCGTCGCCGTCGTGGAACGGGAACTCGTCGGCGGTGAATGCTCCTACTGGGCCCTGCGTCCCCGGCAAGGCGCTGCTGCGGCCGGTCATCGCGGTCGCCGACGCCCGCCGGGTGGACGGCGCCCGTCAGGCCGTCACGGGCTCGACACCGACGGCGTCTTCGCGCGCCGCAACCGCTACGTCACCGACTGGGACGACTCCGGCCAGGCGCAGTGGGTCAAGTCCATCGGCGCGGACCTGTTCCGCGGGCACGGCCGCCTCGACGGTCCCCGCCGGGTCACGGTCACCCGGGACGACGGCTCCCGGCAGGTCCTCACCGCTCGGCACGCGGTGGCCGTCGCGACCGGCAGCAGGCCGGTGCTGCCGGACATCCCCGGCATCGAGGAGACCCGGCCCTGGACCAACCGGCACGGCACCGACTCCAGCGCCGTGCCCGCCCGGCTGGCCGTCGTCGGCGGTGGCGGAGTCGGCGTCGAGATGGCCACGCTCTGGCGGGGCCTCGGCTCCCGGGTCACCCTGCTGGCGCGCCGCCGTCTGCTGCCCCGGATGGAGCCTTCGCCGGGGAGCTGGTCGCCGAGGGACTGGCCGAGGCGGGTGTGGACGTACGGATCGGCGTGCAGGTGA
- a CDS encoding Lrp/AsnC family transcriptional regulator: protein MRQVLDETDRRIVAVLLASPRASWREVGRVLGLSERTVVRRAAPLYADGTLRATAVRNPAYCPGLVPIALRIRCRPHQIRQVARALARRGDTLWVDILGGGDEVSAVFFLDGPEARNALLLRDLPATDAVHSWTAHTLLRVFPTAFRWTAGLLSPEEADRLAPAPPTARPEPLDLDRALVAALAEDGRSTYTELARRAGTTALTARRRLETLVRGQVVRLATEVDLALIGAHTEALLWITVQPGALQETGETLAGHPQVRFTAATTGPANLLVAVAAADLDALYAFLVTVIGPLGGITAIDTTPLLATAKRTGLTRRSRGGGP from the coding sequence ATGCGACAGGTTCTGGACGAGACCGACCGCCGGATCGTGGCCGTGCTCCTCGCCTCGCCCCGCGCCTCCTGGCGTGAGGTCGGCCGCGTCCTCGGACTGTCGGAGCGCACCGTCGTACGCCGTGCCGCTCCGCTGTACGCCGACGGCACCCTGCGGGCCACCGCCGTGCGCAACCCCGCGTACTGCCCCGGCCTGGTGCCCATCGCCCTGCGCATCCGCTGCCGCCCGCACCAGATCCGGCAGGTTGCGCGCGCCCTTGCGCGCCGCGGCGACACCCTGTGGGTCGACATCCTCGGCGGTGGCGACGAGGTCTCCGCCGTCTTCTTCCTCGACGGCCCCGAGGCCCGCAACGCGCTTCTGCTGCGCGACCTGCCCGCGACCGATGCCGTGCACTCCTGGACCGCCCACACCCTGTTGCGGGTCTTCCCCACCGCGTTCCGCTGGACCGCCGGCCTGCTCTCACCAGAGGAAGCCGACCGGCTCGCCCCCGCCCCGCCGACCGCGCGACCCGAGCCACTCGACCTCGACCGGGCACTGGTCGCGGCCCTCGCGGAGGACGGCCGCAGCACGTACACCGAACTCGCCCGTCGCGCGGGCACCACCGCGCTCACCGCCCGCCGGCGCCTCGAAACGCTGGTGCGCGGCCAGGTCGTGCGCCTCGCCACCGAGGTGGACCTCGCCCTGATCGGGGCGCACACCGAGGCCCTGCTGTGGATCACCGTGCAGCCCGGCGCACTGCAGGAGACCGGCGAGACCCTCGCCGGCCACCCGCAGGTCCGGTTCACCGCCGCGACGACCGGACCCGCCAACCTCCTGGTCGCCGTCGCCGCGGCCGACCTGGACGCCCTCTACGCGTTCCTCGTCACCGTGATCGGCCCGCTGGGCGGGATCACCGCGATCGACACGACCCCGCTGCTGGCGACGGCCAAACGCACCGGCCTCACCCGCCGCTCACGCGGAGGCGGACCGTGA
- a CDS encoding amidohydrolase: MNDHGADLLVRAAAVHTLVPGQEPQRALAVRGDRVAAVSSDPKGLDGWVTARTRILDLPGATVLPAFDDTHTHLIFAGHSAYDVPVHQARTLAEFLDLIRQRAATTPAGEWIRTTTNWQELHLAERRMPTAAELDQATDRHPVLVKRGGHNDVVNGYALRLAGITEDTPVPAGGVIGRDADGRLNGRLIDNALGLVERHVPAQSRARRIDGLRLASGRYAATGIGTVRDCAVSLDDYAVLLATREAGALHTRVRALVSALGLSSAAQVEDLLDAMEDWRYRADPELRVWGVKFGLDGGLEAGATEEPYACDHAFSGSLTWEPDALAEAVETVVRRGWRVGTHAYGDRAVRILLDVYERVLRDLPGLPAGTLVMEHGGLAGPEQRARAVALGIPVTIQQPLLHDTADVEREFWGPERVAALFPARGWLDQGALVAAGSDHPVGQFGAMRSVWGMTTRQTVIGVQGPEHSITYDEALALHTTQAARLLGEEHLRGTLTPGRLADLTIWDQDPAGCPSATLRDLNPTHTVLGGRLVHGPESTA, encoded by the coding sequence ATGAACGATCACGGTGCCGATCTGCTGGTCCGAGCCGCCGCGGTGCACACGCTGGTGCCCGGTCAGGAGCCGCAGCGGGCGCTGGCCGTGCGGGGCGATCGCGTCGCCGCCGTGTCATCCGATCCGAAGGGGCTCGACGGGTGGGTGACCGCGCGTACCCGGATCCTGGATCTGCCCGGGGCCACGGTGCTGCCGGCGTTCGACGACACGCACACCCATCTGATCTTCGCGGGGCACAGCGCCTATGACGTACCGGTCCACCAGGCGCGCACGCTCGCCGAGTTCCTGGACCTGATCCGGCAGCGGGCCGCCACGACGCCGGCGGGCGAGTGGATCCGCACGACCACCAACTGGCAGGAACTCCATCTTGCGGAGCGCCGCATGCCCACCGCCGCCGAACTCGACCAGGCCACCGACCGTCACCCGGTCCTGGTCAAGCGCGGCGGGCACAACGACGTCGTCAACGGCTACGCCCTGCGGCTGGCGGGCATCACGGAGGACACGCCCGTACCGGCGGGTGGTGTGATCGGGCGGGACGCCGACGGCCGGCTCAACGGCCGGCTCATCGACAACGCGCTGGGTCTGGTGGAACGGCATGTCCCGGCGCAGAGCCGGGCGCGGCGCATCGACGGGCTCCGGCTGGCCAGCGGCCGGTACGCCGCCACGGGGATCGGGACCGTGCGCGACTGCGCCGTCTCCCTCGACGACTACGCCGTCCTGCTGGCCACCCGCGAGGCCGGCGCGCTCCACACCCGGGTGCGGGCGCTGGTCTCCGCGCTCGGCCTGTCCAGCGCCGCCCAGGTGGAGGACCTGCTCGACGCCATGGAGGACTGGCGCTACCGCGCCGACCCGGAGCTGCGTGTGTGGGGAGTGAAGTTCGGCCTCGACGGCGGCCTGGAGGCCGGAGCCACCGAGGAACCGTACGCCTGCGACCACGCCTTCTCGGGCTCCCTGACCTGGGAGCCCGACGCACTGGCCGAGGCCGTGGAGACCGTGGTCCGGCGGGGTTGGCGGGTCGGCACCCACGCGTACGGCGACCGTGCCGTGCGCATTCTTCTCGACGTCTACGAGCGCGTGCTGCGCGACCTTCCCGGCCTGCCCGCGGGCACCCTCGTGATGGAGCACGGCGGTCTGGCCGGCCCCGAACAGCGGGCCCGCGCCGTCGCGTTGGGCATCCCCGTCACCATCCAGCAGCCGCTGCTGCACGACACCGCCGACGTCGAGCGCGAGTTCTGGGGACCGGAGCGCGTCGCCGCGCTGTTCCCGGCCCGGGGGTGGCTGGACCAGGGTGCGCTGGTCGCCGCCGGCTCCGACCACCCCGTAGGCCAGTTCGGCGCGATGCGCTCCGTCTGGGGCATGACGACCCGGCAGACCGTCATCGGCGTCCAGGGCCCCGAGCACTCCATCACCTACGACGAGGCTCTCGCCCTCCACACCACGCAGGCCGCGCGCCTGCTCGGCGAGGAACACCTGCGCGGCACCCTCACCCCCGGCCGCCTCGCCGATCTCACCATCTGGGACCAGGACCCAGCCGGTTGCCCGAGCGCCACCCTGCGCGACCTCAACCCCACCCACACGGTCCTGGGCGGCCGCCTCGTCCACGGCCCCGAGTCCACCGCCTAG
- a CDS encoding LysR family transcriptional regulator, with protein sequence MLVDPGQLRLLALIEEYGSLTAAAYALRLTPAAVTQQVARAERVWQVSLVLRGPRGAMLTEAGALLAAHGRTVNEAAEQAAADMQILLGHLSLRLRTGAFQAAALHLVPPALTALRHRHPDADVSVVDLVSERGLGEITAGRLDLAIVASWSPGPLPVLPPHIVGHRLLHDPMVVVLPDDHPLAAATPPGSALRLEQLRGDAWVAIVAGHVAREQLDRAAGEEGFKPRVRFETESFDVAQALVGAGSGVALVSRLALTGIPGTTHRELARPPLHREIHALTQSDTTLTPLVEVFLGLLRDVARERTATWDEQPGSD encoded by the coding sequence ATGCTCGTGGACCCCGGGCAGCTCCGGCTGCTCGCCCTGATCGAGGAGTACGGCTCGCTCACGGCGGCCGCCTACGCCCTGCGGCTCACGCCCGCCGCGGTGACGCAGCAGGTCGCCAGGGCCGAGCGCGTCTGGCAGGTGTCCCTCGTGCTGCGCGGGCCGCGCGGCGCGATGCTCACCGAGGCCGGTGCGCTGCTCGCCGCGCACGGGCGGACCGTGAACGAGGCTGCGGAGCAGGCAGCCGCGGACATGCAGATACTCCTCGGGCATCTGTCTCTACGGCTGCGGACCGGCGCCTTCCAGGCGGCCGCCCTGCACCTGGTGCCGCCCGCGCTGACGGCGCTGCGCCACCGCCATCCCGACGCCGACGTCTCCGTGGTCGACCTGGTGTCGGAGCGGGGACTGGGCGAGATCACCGCCGGCCGGCTGGACCTGGCGATCGTCGCTTCCTGGAGCCCGGGCCCGTTGCCCGTCCTGCCCCCGCACATCGTCGGACACCGCCTGCTGCACGACCCCATGGTCGTGGTCCTGCCCGACGACCACCCGCTCGCCGCCGCGACACCGCCGGGCAGCGCGCTGCGGCTGGAGCAGCTGCGCGGCGATGCGTGGGTCGCGATCGTGGCGGGCCACGTCGCGCGCGAACAGCTCGACCGGGCCGCCGGTGAGGAGGGTTTCAAGCCCAGGGTGCGGTTCGAGACGGAGTCCTTCGACGTCGCCCAGGCCCTCGTCGGCGCCGGCAGCGGCGTGGCCCTGGTCTCCCGCCTGGCACTGACCGGCATCCCCGGCACCACGCATCGCGAGCTGGCCCGGCCGCCGCTGCACCGCGAGATCCACGCGCTGACCCAGTCCGACACGACACTCACCCCGCTGGTCGAGGTCTTCCTCGGCCTGCTGCGCGATGTGGCCCGCGAACGCACGGCCACCTGGGACGAACAGCCCGGGAGCGACTGA
- a CDS encoding LysE family translocator — MPTHLPAFLVTTWLLAMLPGAGQAVMIRQVLTGGLRAARGTIVGNATGLLLWSVAAAAGLSAVLLASPLAYAALRIVGGIVLVALGVRTLLAARRPAPEAEDARDVGDLGEAGAAAVPAGGDRAGFRSGWATGFGTSLGNPKAGVFAVSVLPQFVTGSGPVFLSSAVLGGVWALVNVCWYLLFTWLVHRGRALVTRPAVSRGLGLATGVVLLALGVAVAAGA; from the coding sequence GTGCCCACACATCTGCCCGCGTTCCTGGTCACCACGTGGCTGCTCGCCATGCTCCCGGGAGCCGGTCAGGCCGTGATGATCCGCCAGGTGCTGACAGGCGGACTGCGCGCGGCCCGGGGCACGATCGTCGGCAACGCGACCGGCTTGCTGCTGTGGTCCGTGGCCGCAGCGGCCGGGCTGTCCGCCGTCCTGCTGGCCAGTCCCCTCGCATACGCGGCGCTACGGATCGTGGGCGGGATCGTGCTGGTCGCGCTCGGCGTGCGGACCCTGCTGGCCGCGCGCCGCCCTGCGCCGGAGGCCGAAGACGCCCGGGACGTCGGGGACCTCGGGGAGGCCGGCGCTGCGGCTGTCCCGGCCGGCGGGGACCGGGCCGGCTTCCGGAGCGGGTGGGCGACGGGGTTCGGTACGAGTCTCGGCAATCCCAAGGCCGGGGTGTTCGCCGTGTCGGTCCTGCCGCAGTTCGTCACGGGGAGCGGGCCGGTGTTCCTGTCCAGCGCTGTGCTGGGCGGGGTCTGGGCCCTGGTCAACGTCTGCTGGTATCTGCTGTTCACCTGGCTCGTCCACCGAGGACGCGCTCTCGTGACCAGGCCGGCGGTCAGCCGGGGGCTGGGCCTGGCCACGGGCGTCGTCCTGCTCGCGCTGGGCGTGGCGGTGGCGGCAGGCGCCTGA
- a CDS encoding PPOX class F420-dependent oxidoreductase: MTQGPAPRPLSDTALSDLLAKQQFGTFATVKQSGHPHLTTMLYTWDPETRVARLSTTAGRVKAKHLRRNPRAALHVQGGDVWSFAVAEGPAEVSEITTVPGDAVGRELLAMIPPAARPQDEDAFLAQQVTERRLVIRLHAERLYGTALDIDG, encoded by the coding sequence ATGACCCAAGGACCCGCACCCCGCCCCCTCTCCGACACGGCCCTCTCGGACCTGCTCGCCAAGCAGCAGTTCGGGACCTTCGCCACGGTGAAGCAGAGCGGCCACCCGCATCTGACCACCATGCTCTACACCTGGGACCCCGAGACCCGCGTAGCCCGGCTGTCCACGACCGCCGGCCGCGTGAAGGCGAAACACCTGCGACGCAATCCGCGGGCGGCTCTGCATGTACAGGGCGGTGACGTATGGTCGTTCGCCGTCGCCGAAGGGCCCGCCGAGGTCTCCGAGATCACGACGGTCCCCGGTGACGCGGTCGGGCGGGAACTGCTCGCCATGATCCCGCCGGCCGCGCGACCGCAGGACGAGGACGCCTTCCTCGCCCAGCAGGTCACCGAGCGCCGGCTCGTGATCCGGCTGCACGCGGAACGGTTGTACGGCACGGCCCTGGACATCGACGGCTAG
- a CDS encoding phosphodiester glycosidase family protein, translated as MTTSVGTTLDETAAVAHALGLTDAVNLDGGGSTTMSVEGALVNHPSGTTERAVGDALVFVPGPYRPLE; from the coding sequence ATGACGACCAGTGTCGGCACGACGCTGGACGAAACGGCGGCCGTCGCCCACGCGTTGGGCCTGACCGACGCGGTCAACCTGGACGGCGGCGGCTCCACGACCATGTCCGTCGAGGGCGCACTGGTCAACCACCCCAGCGGCACCACCGAACGCGCCGTGGGTGACGCGCTGGTCTTCGTACCCGGCCCGTACCGACCCCTGGAATAG